Proteins encoded by one window of bacterium:
- a CDS encoding ABC transporter ATP-binding protein, producing the protein MTPAIEVRNLWKRFVLRHNRAETLKSRIMGVFDSRLRERRETFWALQDVTLSVQPGETLGLIGPNGSGKSTLLRLIARTYYPTRGSVTVRGRVSPMLEIGVGFHQELTGQENIYLNGSLLGLSRRETERLYPAIVEFSELEDFIDVPVKNYSSGMHARLGFSIAAHLDPDVLLIDEALSVGDEGFQRKCQERMQEFRARGLTIMFVSHNLRTVASLCDRVCLLVHGKVEALGPVDAVVSRYQELTASMTSGDGRMLGPELPSRSGEVL; encoded by the coding sequence ATGACTCCGGCGATCGAGGTGCGCAACCTCTGGAAGCGCTTCGTGCTGCGCCACAATCGCGCTGAGACGCTCAAGTCGCGCATCATGGGCGTCTTCGACTCCCGCCTTCGCGAGCGCCGCGAGACCTTCTGGGCGCTGCAGGACGTGACGCTCAGCGTGCAGCCGGGGGAGACCCTTGGCCTGATCGGGCCGAACGGGTCGGGGAAGAGCACGCTGCTCCGGCTGATAGCCCGCACGTACTATCCGACCCGCGGCAGCGTCACGGTTCGCGGCCGCGTCTCCCCGATGCTGGAAATCGGGGTCGGGTTCCACCAGGAGCTGACCGGACAGGAGAACATCTACCTCAACGGATCTCTGTTGGGCCTCTCGCGCCGCGAGACCGAGCGGCTCTACCCGGCGATCGTGGAGTTCTCCGAGCTTGAGGACTTCATTGACGTCCCGGTCAAGAACTACTCGAGCGGGATGCACGCACGCCTTGGATTCTCGATCGCCGCCCACCTTGACCCGGATGTCCTCCTGATAGACGAGGCGCTCAGCGTCGGCGACGAAGGGTTTCAGCGCAAGTGCCAGGAACGGATGCAGGAGTTCCGTGCCCGGGGATTGACCATCATGTTCGTCTCGCACAACCTGCGCACGGTCGCCTCGCTCTGTGATCGGGTCTGCCTGCTGGTTCACGGAAAGGTGGAGGCGTTGGGACCGGTTGACGCCGTCGTGTCCCGCTACCAGGAACTGACCGCTTCTATGACGTCGGGGGACGGGCGGATGCTGGGGCCGGAGCTGCCGTCACGCTCTGGAGAGGTTCTGTGA
- a CDS encoding prepilin-type N-terminal cleavage/methylation domain-containing protein translates to MSRHRPRGFGPDRGFSLMEIVVALALAAIVMALVGSLFVASLSAWRRGSDVREAQVQAGLLVDVIARDIRNASQAPSVTIRPLLTVEEGEPILSVAAAPDAGSGEPGGQAVWVLYLHLPGRREVVRQTVVPGPAGRVTTRDSRVVATGVERIAVEQSGSGVVIEVEVRRGRDVARSRATAAPRNP, encoded by the coding sequence ATGAGCCGGCATCGCCCGCGCGGGTTCGGCCCGGACCGCGGGTTCAGCCTCATGGAGATCGTCGTCGCGCTGGCGCTGGCGGCAATCGTGATGGCGCTGGTGGGCTCGCTGTTCGTGGCCAGTCTCTCGGCCTGGCGCCGGGGCAGCGACGTGCGGGAGGCCCAGGTGCAGGCCGGGCTCCTGGTGGACGTGATCGCCCGCGACATCCGCAACGCCAGCCAGGCGCCGAGCGTGACCATCCGGCCGCTCCTGACCGTCGAGGAGGGTGAGCCCATCCTCTCGGTCGCCGCGGCGCCGGATGCAGGGTCTGGGGAGCCAGGCGGCCAAGCGGTCTGGGTCCTCTACCTCCACCTGCCCGGCCGGCGCGAGGTGGTCCGCCAGACCGTCGTCCCCGGACCGGCCGGGCGCGTAACAACCCGCGACTCCCGGGTGGTGGCCACCGGGGTCGAGCGCATCGCCGTCGAGCAGTCCGGCAGCGGCGTTGTGATCGAGGTCGAGGTCCGGCGCGGGCGGGACGTAGCGCGTAGCCGGGCCACCGCCGCGCCGAGGAATCCATGA
- a CDS encoding glucose-1-phosphate thymidylyltransferase, giving the protein MKALVLAGGTGTRLRPLTYTMAKQLVPVANRPVLHYVMAHLCDAGLEQVGVVISPETGGQIRAALEANPWRLQFTFIVQPQPLGLAHAIKVARGFLGDDPFVMYLGDNLIGQGIHDFARSLVEEDADAAIMLKEVADPRLFGVAEVDGAGRVLRLVEKPADPPSRLALVGVYLFSPAIHQAIETLQPSRRGELEITDAIQRLLEQGRRVHSTVLQGWWLDTGKKDDLLEANRVVLDEWIERDLRGEIDPDSRVDGRVSLSAGARLVGSTVRGPAVIGEGTVIERSFVGPYSSIGSGCLVQDSMVEHLVLMDGVRVLGVPRLEDSILGKNAVVRRAAGNHGACRLIVGEDSEIEL; this is encoded by the coding sequence GTGAAGGCACTCGTCCTGGCCGGCGGTACGGGCACGCGGCTGCGCCCGCTGACCTACACGATGGCCAAGCAGCTTGTGCCGGTGGCCAACAGGCCGGTCCTGCACTACGTGATGGCGCACCTGTGCGACGCCGGCCTGGAGCAGGTCGGCGTCGTCATCTCCCCGGAGACCGGAGGGCAGATCAGGGCGGCGTTGGAGGCCAATCCGTGGCGGCTGCAATTCACGTTCATTGTGCAGCCGCAGCCGCTGGGACTGGCGCACGCCATCAAGGTGGCGCGCGGTTTCCTGGGCGACGACCCGTTCGTGATGTACCTGGGCGACAACCTCATCGGACAGGGAATCCACGACTTTGCGCGCTCGCTGGTCGAGGAGGACGCGGACGCCGCGATTATGCTCAAGGAGGTCGCCGACCCGAGGCTGTTCGGAGTCGCCGAGGTGGACGGCGCCGGCCGCGTGCTCCGCCTGGTTGAGAAGCCCGCGGATCCACCCAGCCGCCTTGCACTCGTAGGCGTGTACCTCTTCTCGCCGGCCATTCACCAGGCGATCGAGACACTCCAGCCGTCGCGGCGGGGCGAGCTGGAGATCACCGATGCGATCCAGCGCCTGCTGGAGCAGGGACGGCGCGTGCACAGCACTGTTCTGCAGGGCTGGTGGCTGGACACCGGCAAGAAGGACGATCTGCTCGAAGCCAACCGCGTGGTCCTGGACGAGTGGATCGAGCGTGATCTGCGCGGCGAGATTGATCCCGACAGCCGGGTGGATGGCCGCGTTTCGCTGAGTGCCGGCGCCCGCCTGGTCGGCTCGACAGTCCGGGGTCCGGCTGTGATCGGGGAGGGCACTGTGATCGAGCGGTCGTTCGTAGGTCCTTACTCCAGCATCGGCTCTGGGTGCCTGGTCCAGGACTCAATGGTCGAGCACCTGGTGCTGATGGATGGCGTGCGCGTGCTCGGGGTACCGCGGCTGGAGGACAGCATCCTCGGCAAGAACGCCGTCGTGCGCAGGGCTGCGGGAAACCACGGCGCCTGCCGCCTCATCGTCGGAGAGGACTCCGAGATCGAGCTTTGA
- a CDS encoding alkaline phosphatase family protein has product MITEPAGRRRVFLLGLDGATWTLLRPWVEEGYLPTLAGLMAGGAAGVLRSTLPPVTPVAWTSMVTGVHPGKHGIFGFVKSQPDRYAPTVVTSRDRRRPALWNLLDAAGLRSIVVDVPFTYPPDPINGVMIAGLGTPDVSADFVHPRPLREVILREFGTYPLDIYYRKNPEGMLEQARRLTNHRFALTRFLLREFPWEFFMMVLMPPDRISHNFWWVLDPAHPRHDPAEAARLGPLVRDYYRRLDGAVGDLLGRLDSDTAFLVASDHGSGPLCRTAMLGRWLYGQGHLAAGSCRFAFAPPDHAPGFATVGAGRVRQHGAAGIIIEVDDPETHAGALFRIPGLDPMRRYRVTARVRDATPGVLLELDDLACRENPIIGGARLAEDATEVTTLHQPRGDSMDLLVCLTTHNGNPSGRVTLESLTLDEVQDWSRTRAYVLDASEAPQSQRIRLNVRGREPQGIVEPGGEYEWLRQEIAEGLLKLRGPDGRPVVRAVHRWEEVYRGPYGEDGGDLLIIYEDDVSGAGHDTPTRIHALDGPVVQDASGRMSGKHRPEGIFVARGNGIARGQALSLDIVDICPLVLTLLGVQALDDLDGRIPPGMLSAAQAPDAAPSAAVPQAAAPEVNDAYSNEDRLKVEERLRRLGYIE; this is encoded by the coding sequence GTGATCACCGAACCCGCCGGCCGCCGTCGTGTCTTCTTGTTGGGCCTCGACGGCGCCACCTGGACACTGTTGCGGCCCTGGGTAGAGGAAGGGTATCTTCCAACCCTGGCCGGACTCATGGCCGGCGGCGCAGCCGGCGTGCTGCGCTCCACTTTGCCGCCGGTCACGCCCGTGGCCTGGACCTCGATGGTCACGGGCGTGCACCCCGGCAAGCACGGGATCTTCGGGTTCGTCAAGTCCCAGCCCGACCGGTACGCGCCCACGGTCGTCACCTCCCGCGACCGGCGCCGGCCGGCGCTCTGGAACCTGCTGGACGCGGCAGGGCTGCGCTCGATTGTCGTAGATGTACCGTTCACGTATCCGCCGGATCCGATCAACGGGGTGATGATCGCTGGTCTGGGCACCCCCGACGTCAGCGCGGACTTCGTCCATCCCCGGCCGCTGCGCGAGGTGATCCTGCGCGAGTTCGGGACGTATCCCCTGGACATCTACTACCGCAAGAACCCCGAGGGCATGCTGGAGCAGGCCCGGCGACTGACCAACCATCGGTTCGCTCTGACCCGGTTCCTGCTGCGCGAGTTCCCTTGGGAGTTCTTCATGATGGTCCTGATGCCGCCCGACCGGATCAGCCACAATTTCTGGTGGGTGCTCGATCCCGCACATCCCCGGCACGACCCCGCCGAGGCCGCCCGCCTGGGGCCGTTGGTGCGCGACTACTACCGACGTCTGGACGGCGCGGTCGGCGACCTGCTCGGCCGGTTGGATTCCGATACGGCATTCCTTGTCGCCTCAGATCACGGCTCCGGCCCGCTGTGCCGGACCGCTATGCTGGGCAGGTGGCTATACGGGCAAGGGCACCTGGCTGCAGGGAGCTGTCGTTTCGCCTTCGCGCCGCCCGACCACGCTCCGGGGTTTGCCACGGTCGGCGCCGGGCGCGTGCGGCAGCACGGTGCCGCAGGGATCATCATCGAGGTTGATGACCCCGAAACCCATGCAGGCGCGCTCTTCAGGATTCCGGGACTCGATCCCATGCGCCGGTACAGGGTCACGGCGCGCGTGAGAGATGCGACTCCAGGTGTTTTGCTCGAACTCGACGATCTGGCCTGCCGCGAGAACCCCATCATCGGCGGTGCCAGGCTGGCTGAGGACGCCACGGAGGTCACAACCCTGCACCAGCCGCGCGGCGACTCAATGGACCTCCTGGTTTGTCTGACGACCCACAACGGCAACCCGTCGGGCCGAGTGACGCTGGAGTCGCTGACGCTCGATGAGGTCCAGGATTGGTCGCGCACGCGGGCCTACGTGCTGGATGCCAGCGAGGCGCCCCAGTCGCAGCGCATCCGGCTCAACGTGAGGGGCCGCGAACCGCAGGGGATTGTCGAGCCAGGTGGAGAGTACGAGTGGCTGCGGCAGGAGATCGCCGAGGGGCTTCTCAAACTGCGGGGGCCAGACGGACGGCCAGTGGTGAGGGCTGTCCACCGATGGGAAGAGGTCTACCGCGGTCCCTACGGAGAGGACGGCGGGGATCTGCTGATCATCTACGAGGACGATGTATCCGGGGCAGGTCACGATACCCCCACCCGCATCCATGCGCTGGACGGGCCGGTCGTCCAGGACGCGTCCGGCCGCATGTCGGGAAAGCACCGCCCCGAGGGGATCTTCGTCGCCAGGGGGAACGGCATCGCCCGCGGGCAGGCGCTGTCCCTGGACATCGTGGACATATGCCCGCTCGTCCTGACCCTGCTCGGCGTGCAGGCGCTGGATGATCTCGACGGCCGGATCCCGCCCGGGATGCTGTCCGCCGCTCAGGCCCCGGACGCCGCGCCATCGGCGGCCGTTCCGCAGGCCGCCGCCCCAGAGGTCAACGACGCATACAGCAACGAGGACCGCCTGAAGGTCGAGGAACGCCTCCGGCGGCTGGGATACATCGAATGA
- a CDS encoding alkaline phosphatase family protein, whose protein sequence is MRLITDGGARRRVFLFGLDGATWTLLRPWAEQGYLPALARLTREGAWGPLESTTPASTPVAWNSMVTGVYPGKHGVFGFVKRRPDSYELEIITSRDRRRPAIWNLLDAAGLRSIIVDVPFTYPPEPVNGIMVAGLGTPDVTTEFVHPRWLRDVILREFGSFPLDIYYHGDVEALVEDARRLTEHRMAVARFLLREFAWDFFMLGLMTTDRLQHVAWRFLDPGHSRYDPEEARRYGPLVLDYYRRVDEAIGELAGMMDTRTAFLMASDHGFGPMERSLSLLRWLGQAGLVALGGRCWEYTPPARPQPYVARGPGRVIERPSGAGPAGLTFEVDRPDEFAGAVFRLTGLDPHCRYELRAAVADATPGILLEFDDLARPGNPIIGGGPVHGTSGEVSTVFQPRTPDLDLFVGMTTYGGNPTGRVTLSALTLAQREDWSRTLAYVLDTGDATEGRRIRLNVRSREPNGNVEPGGDYDRVCARIADGVLALRDDDGRPLVSRVYTRDELYRGPHAHEGPDLVAVFAEGVGGAGPTPELAGYSFDGPVSVRVAKGNSGNHRPDGIFVAWGAGIGPARPADARIVDVCPTVLHLLDVPVPPDTDGRVLAEIMVAGGAGDSVEAPASGGAPSPVAVPQQTPEGGEPYTDDDRRKVEERLRKLGYIE, encoded by the coding sequence GTGCGCCTGATCACAGACGGCGGCGCCAGACGGCGCGTCTTCCTCTTCGGCCTCGACGGCGCCACCTGGACGCTCCTGCGCCCCTGGGCCGAGCAGGGATACCTTCCGGCACTGGCCCGGTTGACGCGCGAGGGCGCCTGGGGACCTCTGGAGTCCACCACTCCTGCCTCCACGCCGGTCGCGTGGAACTCAATGGTGACCGGTGTCTATCCCGGGAAGCACGGCGTCTTCGGGTTCGTCAAGCGCCGGCCCGACAGCTACGAACTGGAGATCATCACGTCCCGCGACCGGCGGCGGCCGGCCATCTGGAACCTGCTGGACGCCGCCGGCCTGCGGTCCATCATCGTGGATGTGCCCTTCACCTACCCGCCGGAGCCGGTCAACGGCATCATGGTGGCCGGGTTGGGAACGCCCGATGTTACAACGGAGTTCGTTCACCCGCGGTGGCTGCGCGATGTAATCCTGCGGGAGTTTGGGTCCTTCCCGCTGGACATCTACTATCACGGCGATGTGGAGGCCCTGGTCGAGGACGCCCGGCGCCTGACCGAGCACCGGATGGCGGTAGCGCGCTTCCTGCTGCGTGAGTTCGCCTGGGACTTCTTCATGCTAGGCCTGATGACCACCGACCGGCTGCAGCACGTGGCTTGGCGTTTTCTGGACCCAGGCCATTCGCGTTACGACCCGGAGGAGGCGCGGCGGTACGGCCCGCTGGTGCTGGACTACTACCGCCGGGTGGACGAGGCCATCGGTGAGCTCGCCGGTATGATGGACACCCGCACGGCATTCCTGATGGCGTCCGATCACGGCTTCGGGCCGATGGAGCGCAGTCTGTCGCTGCTGCGCTGGCTGGGGCAGGCCGGCCTGGTAGCGCTGGGCGGGCGGTGCTGGGAGTACACGCCGCCAGCGCGGCCGCAGCCGTATGTCGCCAGGGGGCCGGGCCGCGTGATTGAACGACCCAGCGGCGCCGGCCCGGCCGGTCTGACGTTCGAGGTGGATCGGCCGGACGAGTTCGCCGGCGCTGTATTCCGGCTCACCGGCCTCGATCCGCACTGCCGGTACGAGCTGAGGGCCGCCGTGGCCGATGCAACCCCGGGGATCCTGTTGGAGTTCGACGACCTGGCGCGGCCCGGGAACCCGATCATCGGCGGCGGGCCGGTGCATGGGACCTCAGGGGAGGTTTCCACGGTGTTCCAGCCCCGGACCCCGGACCTCGACCTCTTCGTCGGCATGACGACCTACGGCGGGAACCCAACCGGGCGCGTCACCCTGAGTGCGCTCACGCTGGCCCAGCGCGAGGACTGGTCGCGGACGCTGGCCTACGTCCTGGATACCGGCGACGCCACCGAAGGCCGCCGCATCCGTCTCAACGTCCGAAGCCGCGAGCCTAACGGCAACGTGGAGCCGGGTGGGGATTATGATCGGGTGTGCGCGCGCATAGCCGACGGCGTGCTGGCGTTACGTGACGACGACGGCCGACCGCTGGTCAGCCGGGTCTATACCCGTGACGAACTGTACCGCGGGCCCCATGCCCACGAAGGCCCTGATCTGGTGGCCGTTTTCGCAGAAGGGGTCGGCGGAGCCGGTCCTACGCCTGAACTGGCCGGGTACTCGTTCGACGGACCGGTGAGCGTGCGGGTGGCGAAGGGCAACTCGGGCAACCACCGGCCGGATGGTATCTTCGTCGCATGGGGGGCGGGGATCGGTCCGGCCCGGCCCGCCGACGCGCGCATCGTGGACGTCTGTCCCACGGTCCTGCACCTGCTAGATGTCCCGGTTCCTCCCGATACCGACGGTCGCGTGCTTGCGGAGATCATGGTGGCGGGCGGTGCCGGAGATTCTGTTGAAGCTCCGGCGAGCGGCGGCGCGCCCAGTCCCGTGGCGGTCCCGCAGCAGACGCCCGAAGGCGGCGAACCCTACACCGACGACGACCGCCGAAAGGTAGAGGAGCGTTTGAGGAAGTTGGGCTACATCGAGTGA
- a CDS encoding ABC transporter permease, giving the protein MTAAGVVAYLRYRDLLFSLVVTELKVKYRGSTLGFLWSLLNPLALILIYSVAFRYIIRIQIERFTVFLIAGLLPWGFFASSATASTISLMVNAGLLKKVHFPREILPAATVLFNLIQTLLALAVFLPSLFVLRGSVPWTLVFYPVVLAIQAVFVLGVALGLSALTVSFRDLRHLTEVGLTMLFWLTPIVYRISMVPAGMQAAFRLNPMTSFVSVYQDIAYWGRPPSAGDFLVLTGWAVGALLAGWAIFRRRAPYLAEDL; this is encoded by the coding sequence ATGACCGCTGCCGGGGTGGTGGCCTATCTTCGCTACCGCGACCTGCTGTTCAGCCTCGTGGTGACCGAGCTCAAGGTCAAGTACCGGGGATCAACGCTCGGGTTCTTGTGGTCGTTGCTGAATCCGCTGGCGCTGATCCTCATCTATTCGGTGGCGTTCAGATACATCATCAGGATCCAGATCGAGCGCTTCACGGTCTTCCTGATCGCCGGGCTTCTGCCGTGGGGCTTCTTTGCCAGTTCGGCGACGGCCTCCACGATCTCTCTCATGGTCAATGCCGGACTGCTCAAGAAGGTCCACTTCCCACGCGAGATACTCCCCGCTGCCACCGTGCTCTTCAACCTCATCCAGACGTTGCTCGCCCTGGCAGTCTTCCTACCGTCGCTGTTCGTGCTGCGGGGGTCTGTCCCCTGGACGCTTGTGTTCTACCCGGTTGTGCTTGCGATACAGGCGGTGTTCGTCCTCGGCGTGGCGCTGGGGCTGTCGGCGCTGACAGTGTCCTTTCGCGATCTCCGCCACCTGACCGAGGTGGGGCTGACGATGCTCTTCTGGCTGACGCCAATCGTCTACCGCATCTCGATGGTACCCGCCGGAATGCAGGCGGCCTTCAGACTGAATCCAATGACCTCTTTCGTTTCGGTCTATCAGGACATCGCCTACTGGGGACGCCCCCCCAGCGCCGGTGACTTCCTGGTGCTGACCGGCTGGGCCGTGGGCGCGCTTCTGGCCGGTTGGGCGATCTTCCGGCGCCGGGCTCCGTACCTGGCGGAGGACCTCTGA